Proteins encoded together in one Meiothermus sp. QL-1 window:
- the ftsE gene encoding cell division ATP-binding protein FtsE, protein MIHFHRVTLEYPRTRTKALFDVSLEIKKGEFVFLVGHSGAGKSSLLNLILKRLEPTQGAVYFAGENLKALRGDRIALHRRRIGVVYQDHRLLRDRTVEENLLFVLRVLGVPAAEWAPRVTRALRQVGLVHKKRAYPEELSVGEAQRVAIARALVGDPPVLLADEPTGNLDPANALAVLEILKGAHARGATVLVATHARDLVEAYPQRVVVLRAGQLVRDERDGRYSLT, encoded by the coding sequence ATGATTCACTTCCACCGGGTGACGCTGGAGTACCCCCGCACCAGGACCAAGGCCCTGTTCGATGTGAGCCTGGAGATTAAGAAGGGCGAGTTCGTCTTTCTGGTGGGGCATTCGGGGGCTGGAAAGTCGAGCCTTTTGAACCTCATCCTCAAGCGCCTCGAGCCCACCCAGGGGGCGGTCTACTTCGCTGGGGAGAACCTCAAGGCCTTGCGGGGCGACCGGATTGCGCTGCACCGCCGGCGGATTGGGGTGGTCTACCAGGACCATCGCCTGCTCAGGGACCGAACCGTGGAGGAGAATTTGCTCTTCGTGCTGCGGGTGCTGGGGGTACCCGCGGCTGAGTGGGCTCCTCGGGTGACCCGGGCTTTGCGCCAGGTAGGGCTGGTGCACAAGAAGCGGGCCTACCCCGAGGAGCTCTCGGTGGGGGAAGCCCAGCGGGTGGCCATCGCGCGCGCGCTGGTAGGCGACCCGCCGGTCCTGCTGGCCGACGAACCCACCGGCAACCTGGACCCGGCCAACGCTTTGGCGGTGTTGGAGATCCTCAAGGGGGCCCACGCCCGGGGGGCCACCGTGCTGGTGGCCACCCACGCCCGCGACCTGGTGGAGGCCTATCCTCAGCGGGTGGTGGTGCTCAGGGCAGGCCAGCTGGTGCGGGACGAGCGCGATGGGCGCTATAGCCTAACATAG
- the hpf gene encoding ribosome hibernation-promoting factor, HPF/YfiA family, whose protein sequence is MNVYKLVGRQIEITEALKNYLDKKMARLDRHFNDNAEAKVVLSLAQGPRIERRAKAEIQVNVPGGIVRVEEADPDMYAAIDRAIDRLEYQLKRYKERYFQRARQLASVPAAPRMEEPEEEAPRIVRTKRFVMKPMTPEDAAFEMEALGHDFFVFRNAATEQINVIYRRRDGNYGLIEPTT, encoded by the coding sequence ATGAACGTTTATAAACTGGTCGGTCGTCAGATCGAGATTACCGAGGCCCTCAAGAACTACCTGGACAAAAAGATGGCCCGGCTGGACCGCCACTTCAACGACAATGCCGAGGCAAAGGTGGTGCTTTCTTTGGCCCAGGGCCCCCGCATCGAGCGCCGGGCCAAGGCCGAGATTCAGGTCAACGTGCCTGGGGGTATCGTGCGGGTGGAGGAGGCTGACCCCGACATGTACGCGGCGATTGACCGGGCCATCGACCGGCTGGAGTACCAGCTCAAGCGCTACAAGGAGCGCTACTTCCAGCGGGCCCGCCAGCTCGCCTCGGTGCCTGCGGCGCCCCGGATGGAGGAGCCAGAAGAAGAAGCACCTCGCATTGTGCGCACCAAGCGCTTCGTCATGAAGCCCATGACCCCGGAGGACGCAGCCTTTGAAATGGAGGCCCTGGGCCACGATTTCTTCGTGTTCCGCAACGCTGCCACCGAGCAGATCAATGTAATTTACCGCCGCCGCGACGGCAACTACGGTTTGATCGAGCCAACGACCTAG